GCCGACCGAGGTCGCCGGACGCGATCGCCGCGCGCAGGACCGCGTGTAACGCGTCGTGGTTACGTTGGGTCGGGGTCCGCTGATCCCGGCGGGCTCGATCGTCGGACACCTCACCATCACGGACCGCAGTATCGACGGCGGGGGTGTCGTCGTCGGGGTTACACATTCCGGGGGCGGCGTACTTCGCGAGGATCGTTTCCAGATAGGCCCGCAGTTCCGGGGAGATATACCCGGTGACCCGGCTCATCCCGTCACGCTCCTGCTCCCCGACCCGGATACCACGCTTACGGGCACGATCACGATCATCCGACAGCGAACCATCCGGGTTCGCAGACCGCATCCAGATGAACCGCCACCGTACGGAGCTGATCCGGCCGCACCGTGCCCGCGACGGTGGCGAGCTGTTTCTCCGCCTCCACCCGAGTCGGATAATCCACCCCACTCGGGAGGTCCCGCAGAAACGTCCGGATGACCCGCACATGATCACGCCCGATCACACCCGCCTCCACCTTCCCCGCAGTCGCCGGCAGCACCGCCTGCACCGCCTGCCCCGTCATCGTCAACCCGGGCGTCAAGTCCGCGGATTCGAACAATCGGG
Above is a genomic segment from Skermania piniformis containing:
- a CDS encoding DUF222 domain-containing protein, with the protein product MRSSSEGLVTAADAVAVIDAALDGLAVLLPDSGTAALGVLRELERVQRRVTGLGYRLIRVVAEAPGEEFGGQRSRDVLADALRITPKEASARLFESADLTPGLTMTGQAVQAVLPATAGKVEAGVIGRDHVRVIRTFLRDLPSGVDYPTRVEAEKQLATVAGTVRPDQLRTVAVHLDAVCEPGWFAVG